In a genomic window of Kluyveromyces marxianus DMKU3-1042 DNA, complete genome, chromosome 7:
- the MOH1 gene encoding Moh1p: MGISCCVYIEKPSTEDICLKHKHERFVIYGCRNCRTHLSSSTQLMSKDYRGKTGDAYLMNEVVNVFEGERQTRYMITGKYVVCDIFCSTCGALVGWRYLKSEKSNQQYKEGKYILELLPITQCR, from the coding sequence ATGGGAATAAGCTGCTGCGTTTACATCGAGAAGCCATCTACGGAGGATATCTGTCTGAAGCACAAGCATGAACGGTTTGTCATCTACGGGTGCCGGAACTGTCGCACGCACTTGTCGTCAAGCACGCAGCTTATGTCAAAGGACTATCGGGGAAAAACTGGCGACGCATATCTTATGAACGAGGTAGTTAATGTTTTTGAGGGCGAGCGCCAGACCCGGTATATGATTACGGGGAAATATGTCGTTTGTGACATATTCTGCTCTACTTGCGGTGCTCTTGTTGGCTGGAGGTACCTCAAGAGCGAGAAGAGTAACCAGCAGTACAAGGAGGGCAAGTATATATTGGAGCTACTTCCCATCACCCAATGTAGGTGA